A single window of Nicotiana tomentosiformis chromosome 1, ASM39032v3, whole genome shotgun sequence DNA harbors:
- the LOC104117422 gene encoding large ribosomal subunit protein uL23-like, with protein sequence MAPAKADPSKKSDPKAHAAKVAKAVKSGSTLKKKSQKIRTKVTFHRPKTLKKDRNPKYPRISAPGRNKLDHYGILKYPLTTESGMKKIEDNNTLVFIVDIKADKKKIKDAVKKMYDIQTKKVNTLIRPDGTKKGLMGRRKHM encoded by the coding sequence ATGGCTCCAGCTAAAGCTGATCCGTCCAAAAAATCTGACCCCAAGGCACATGCAGCTAAGGTTGCCAAGGCTGTCAAGTCAGGATCAACCTTGAAGAAGAAGTCACAAAAGATAAGGACAAAAGTTACATTCCACCGACCTAAGACTTTGAAGAAGGATAGAAACCCCAAGTACCCTCGTATTAGTGCACCTGGAAGGAACAAACTTGATCATTATGGGATTCTAAAGTATCCCCTCACCACCGAGTCTGGAATGAAGAAGATTGAGGACAATAACACCCTTGTTTTCATTGTGGACATCAAGGCTGATAAAAAGAAGATTAAGGATGCTGTGAAGAAGATGTATGACATTCAGACAAAGAAAGTCAATACCTTAATTAGGCCTGATGGGACGAAGAAAGGCCTGATGGGACGAAGAAAGCATATGTGA